CCACTCACAGGCCCCTCCCTCAAAGCCCGCGGACCCCTAGCAACGGGTCGGTGcccgaggccccgccccagaGGCGGGGGCAGCCCGGGAAGGCGGGGTCTGGCCGGCCCCCCAGGGCTCGCGCGCCAAGTTCCGACCCGCGTGTCACTGTCCCGACCTGGAGGCGGCCGGGGCTGCCAGCGCGTCCCCAGCGCCGCGCGAGAGCCGAGGTGAGACGCGCTGTCCTGTCCCCCGGGACAGACCCGCGAGTGGGCGTGGGGGTCGGGAGTCATCTCATTTCTACGGGCTTTTCCCCAGGGCAGGTTCTCAGTCCTGCCCTTGACTGCCCGgttcttctcttccctctgtcACCAGCTTTCTCCAtcgctcctttttttttttttttttttctcccgtgCTACTCctgtccctgccctctgcctctgtcttttgtctccttgccTCCTCTGTATTTTTCTCTCATCTGTCTCACTTTTTCctacccatctttttttttttacttgtgtcccctgtccttccctttctctgtttcttcttcttcttctctccctctctctctctctctctctcctcaccccttcTTCCGTTTTTCCTTCCCCCCATCAAGAATTACAccttggagttttgttttttttctgctagATCAACTTTTTTGGGCTGCAATTCTTTtaattcatccatccacccattcacccACCCTGTGCCGCTCCATTATTCTCAGCCAGGGCTTGTACTGGGCACGAGGGTAATAACGATGCATTTGCCCCAGATCCTTTCTCCAACAGATTATATCCAAAGATCTGGGCATGTAACCTGCTCAGTGCCTGTTATGGGAAAAATACATGAAGGATCAAGTTGTAAATCTCTGAGTTTTCAGGGTGAGCTGAAAGAAATACTTGGCTTTAGAGACAAGGCATTGAATGAATCCTTTTCTTGGCATTTTGCCTTTAGTTACAGACACAGACAGCACCAGGAAGCTAAATCTTGCAGGATCATTTAGGGAACATGGGGGCCCACACCATCCTTCTGTGGAGGCAGTGCAAAGCTAGGTTTGGTGGGGAGAGTGAGGGTTGGACTCAGAGATCAGTTGTGGGAAGACAATAGGCCGGGGCTTTGCATGTGAAACATTTGGGTGAGAGTTGAAATAAGAAATTAACTATAAATTTCTAAAGTATATACTTGTCAATGCTGGTGGTGTGCAAAAACTAGGTTCCATAATTACTGTTAACTGATTCAGACTTTTTAATAACAATTATTGTGGTATtggaaattaatgtttttgtgtaCACAGTGAAAATGTTTCATCATCATATCAAAGATTGTCTTAGatacatactaagtgaagaaatatagaaaaacaaatctgGTTCATTTGTGAGAAATAAAGTAGAAAGTATTAAATAGCAAAGCAAAtttttgcttcttaaaaatataatcttatcAGAGAGACATGATTTCATTATTTGATGGTATTCTTATGTCATGTATAGCTGTATgttcaaacacacacatacacatacataatatatatatattaagtcggaaaaagaaaacttgtttgGTTTTAAAGCTGCTAATTACTGCCCAACACTTGACGCTTTTTGTTCTTATAATTAATTTAACCTGTCCTTTGAGTTTGTTATGATTTTTAGTGATAATTCAGCTTATTTAACTTTTTGGTTGATATGCAAAAGGAAATTTGTCCATAGATAAGTCACACAGaattgaacaaaaattaaaaatgatggaAGAGGATTTCAGTGTGTTTatttagagaaatttttttccactttgtatCCAAGAACGTTGGACACATTCATAGGTATAAGCATGGCACTTTGATTTGGGAGACTGTTCTCTGGATTGAAGAGTTAAATTGTCTTTCACATCATTTAACCACTGACTTCCCATGTATTAGAAttttgggaggggagggggaggggatgctTTTCCAGTGGTTTAGAACCATCATGCCTGCTTTGCTTAGCAgatatctttttcaaaaaataggaGGTGacaacttttctttaaaacagattatcacatcttttttttttttttgattcaagGCTAAGTCTGGAGCTGCAgtgcttttagattttttttccttcttcaataGGCTACATCTCTTCTTTCTAGCTAATGATGCTATTGTAGAGTCTGTCTGAGTAGTCTGTTGTACAAACCATGTCCTTTTCCTCTGAAGGCTGCCACAGGAATTGGTCCATGTGGCCAAGTTGTGTTAGGGCCACAGCTGACCTCACAGTGGGCCTGGGAGCTGGCTACATCCTGAGAATCCTGCATTTGGTTTTGCTTGGACATAGCAGGCATTGCTGCTAGAGGGATGTGGGCATAGATGAACATGGAGCCTTTGAGGGCTGGCTGGGAAGTCCGCTTTCCCACCTCATGGCACCACCAGCCAGCCTCCAGGAAGGCCTGGACAGCTCtgcaatttttcattttctcagggtTCTAGGGTTAGGAGGATGTCTAGAAAAcatgtgtgttttccttttcaggaaAACACAGCACCTCACAATCCACATGTAGAAGATGTAGATGGATGATTATCCTTAGATAATCACACCAAAAAGGTGTGAGAAGCATCTCCAGAGTCTGGGGAAACCAAAGAATTTGGGCAcaggagatttttttctgttctcatttgTTTTAGCTGAAGAGGAAGGCAGTGCAGGAAGGCACTGTTGGTGTAGATGGTGTCACTAAATAAGACCTAATTTCTGAGCTGCAGCTTGGGATAGCTGGAGGCTGACCAGCTGACTTGGGGTGGTAAGTATCTGCAGACATCTCAGCAACATGCTGTCGTTCAGTTGTTTGCAAAGAGTTCTTCTGTAaatggagggggaaggaggaaactGCCCAGGCCATTTGGTCACTTGTTAAACACTCTTGTGCGCTGGTCCCTGGAGGGGCATGAAAGGAGGGTAGGCAACCCTGAGGCTGTCTCTAACCTTCAGAACTAGTGCGATAATAAATTGATGctacctaacatttattgagccagGCTCTTTAGCACTCTAGACATGTTAatccatttaatcttcacaaccacctgATGAAGTGGGCACCAAGGTGATCcatgatgagaaaacagaggcagggagaagaccttgcccaaggtcatgtgaTTGGTAAGAGCAGAGCTATATTTGATCCAGGCATTCTGACCCTAGAACCCACACACTTAACCTCTATGTGGATGAGAGGCTGGAAGGTTCCTGGGACGGCCTGGTTAGAGCATGAACAGAAAGGTGGAATGTGGCCAGTGCTTCTCAGATGAAGCAATGATTCCTATTATCTAGGAATAGATAATAAACAGAGAAACAAGTGCTTTTATGCTATGGGGTGGGTGAGGTATCATTTCTCAGAGAACTTCATGTTTTGGTCAGTAGAATCATGGTTGGTGGCCCAGGAGGACTGAACCTCGAGGAAGAAGTATCCCCATTGATAGGGAAGATTGGGCATGGTCAGACACCCTGTTGACTTGGGGAGCTCAGTTTCAGAAGGTTGCCAAGGTCATCTAAGGGCTGGGAAAATGTTCAGAGCCTGGAATTGAAATCAAGCTCTTTCAATAGGAAGACCATGGGTGGTACTGAAGGATGTCTGTGTGCCTCAGAGGGTTGTCTTGCTGAGCTCAGACTGAAAGAAGCAAGGAAGACAAGAAGAGTCCCTTCTCAGGACACTCACAATAGAGCGACAAGGATGAGTAAATAGTGTCAGGGAGTGAGAGCCCAGAATGAACTGAGGCTATTGAGGGGAGTGGAGGACAGCGAAGGTCTTTTAATACTGGATGGGAGCAAAAGAACAAGGGCTGCATAGATCCACTCGCTGCCAGACCCGCTGGTGTctgtggagggagaaagaggagggagcagTTCTGCTTTGCCCAGCGATTGTCTGGACAGAGAACCAGCCTCCAGTTGCAAAGGGCGTTGGTAGGTCCATGTAGGAAAGGGGGACAGAGGCAGCCCTGAGCAGCTGTGCATGTGGTCTCCTGACCCAGAACTCACTGTCCAGGGCCAGGAGTGACCCAGAGATGACCTCACATGTCTGCAGAGGTCACTTGAGAGGAGCTGAGGACCACGGCAGAGGTGCATGTAGCCTGGAGCTGGATGAGGCTCAGAGTCTGATGTTGCCCCTGGGAAAGAGCCTGCGATCTCTTGACAAGAGGAGATGAGCATTAGGAGCTGGCAGGGCTCCCCAGGAACAAGCCACGGCAGACTCACATCATTTTCCCTCTGAAAGACTTCCATCTGGTGATGGTCGCAGATGGAGTGGACTGAGGTTAGATGGGGCCACAGATGGAGTTTGGTAGGACATTCTTTGCATTTGCCTGAGTGATCTTACCCAGCAGCGCTGGTGCCTGTGAGAGTGGTGACCCGCAGGGAGGGCGGGCAGCATGCTAAGGTCCCCTGTCAGTTCAGTGCCTTggtctcctccttttcttcctcctcctccttgttcTCGTTATCATTATTAAGTTTTGGAGGATAGCATTGACAGAAGCGATTTTGGGTGGATTCAGCAGTTGGCCAGATCTGCATTAAGCTGGAGCAGCACGGAGTTTAGCAATATGGCACTTGCAGGTTGGAGATGAACACATTTGGGTTGAGACCTGCAAATTTCCTCACGTGGTTGTTGTGAAAACTCCATGAAATAAGGTGTGTTAAGCTCTTGGCATCTCTGGCATGTAGACACTTACATAGTCGATAAATGGTGAGTTGCATATTTATATCATGAAGCATCCTGTTAGCAAACATTCCATTCTGAAGTAAGACCACATGTTCCAAATTTTACCCCGGAGAAGGTTGTCCCATCTGTGACTCAGGGCACTCTGGACGGTTCTGTCAGTGGGTCTACATGGCTGTGGTTGGACAAGGGTGCCTAAGCTGTGAGGGTAGTGCAGCGAGGCTGCGTGCAGAGGGATGCAGGGGTGCAGCCGGACCAGGGTCAGCAGGGCAGCCTCCTGCCCAGGCGTGGGGTACATCAGGTGGTTCTCAACTGTCATCTGGagaacagtgagagagagagagagagaaagggggagttTGTGTGACGGTGTATGTGCATTTGAGTGTGTGatagtatgtgtatgtgtttgagtGTATGTGAATGTAagtgagtgtatgtgtatatgagtGGGTGTATATGAgactgtgagtgtgtatgtgttgtgaaagtgtgtgtgtatgtgagggtATGAGTgtgcctgggtgtgtgtgtgtctttatgaGCTCACGGAAGCTCAGCATCAGGGCTTCAAGCAGACCAGTTATTCTTTGACAAAGGGGAAGAAGTGGCTTCATCCCAGTTGGAGTCAGACACTGGTAGATCTGGAAAGGACTGTGGAGATAATTAAGCCCAATCCCAGGTGATGGGAAtttgaggctgagagaggtgggAAGGACATCTCAGGGTCAGCTGGTGGAGTGATGTGACTGCCTTTTCCTCTTCAAGGGACATTGGCGGGCACTAATCTCTGATGTCAGTGGCATCCCCTTTGAGGACTCAGTGTGGAAAGGATGTTAGGAGAGGCTCAGCTCTCCCTGGTGGCCAGTCTTGTAAGTGCTTTCAGGTTGACAAAGCTCGAGACCAGGCTCACACAGGAATGTGCTGAAAGGTAGGGCTGGCATGTTTTTCCTCAGGAGCTGTTGAAAGCTCAGAGGTTAGACAGAGAATCTGACTTTTTGATGGAGTAAAAGACTGGGAGAAGTTGGAGAGGAGGCAGGAAAAGGAGACCTAAACCCTCAACATGCCCTCATTTGGTGTTTGGGTCACATGGTTGACTTGGTATTTACCTCTGGGGGCTCTGGGAGGGCGACATGGCCAGTACAACCAAAGCAGGCTTGGGGACACACACTTGGGTTTCAATCCCAGCTGCGCCTCATCCTTGCAGGCGACATGGGGCAGGATGCTTAGTATTGCAGGACTTGGGTCCTCTTCATCTGTGAAAGAGGGTGATGACCCTCCAGGTGTGTTGAAGATGGAAGGAGGTGACATATGCAAAACATGTGTGACAGACTCCTGTTGCCAAGATAGTGAGAAGGAGGGCAGGCACCTGTGCTTCCTTTTACAGGTGGGGCAGGAGGCCGGGCGAGAGGGAGGAGCTAAGTTGAACTCAAGTGATGTTCCTGTGAGGAAGGAGCGGAGCTATACCCTCCTCATGGTCCTCCTGGGCTCAGGATACATATTTGTTAATGATGAAAACTCGGATCACTCAGCTGATTGTGGTCCAGGAAACCTCTCACAAGCTGAGGGGTCGCTTGAAGATGGGTTTGCAAGCCTCAAGAACTTGCTGGTGGAGCAGATCAGGGAAGGGCAGGGATGAATGTCTTCCCAGAAGGGCTGATGGCTCCCTTTCCTCCTGGGTGCCACCCTCAATTATGGCCATTGTGTGTCTCCCCTGCAGCCGTGAGCACCTCAAGGGCAAAGCAGAGGCTGATTCACCTGTTAGTGCCCAACAGGTTGTCACAAGAGGGCATTTGACAGTTGACAGGTGAGCAGAGGAGAAGCAAGTGGATGAATGTGTGAAGAGAAATTGTGGTCACTTCAGAAGAGTGGAGAGGGAGACCCACACTTGGTGCAGGGGCAGGGCCTGGTGGAGAGATGGCTGCCCCCAGGTGTGGGAGCAGGGAACAGGAACAGCTCCAGACCCAACCCGCCATGTCTGGATGTTACTGTCCAGCTTTTACCCTCTGGTCACCTGTGCTGCAGCAGGTCCCGTGTCCAGGGGTTTTAAGTGTCCAAGCACATCTGATGATTTGTGAGGAAAGCTGGCATGCagagcagcaaggaaaaaagtcTGCTGTGAAGCAGGGTGCAAACATACTAGAGTTGTCAACCAAGTCAGACTGACTGGTAGAGGCCTTGTGTCGCTGTTAAAAGATAGCAACTGCTGCCTGGAGGTTGACAGATGGGGGGCAGTACTGAGCCTGGCCTCTGGGTGGGAGCATTGTGCGCTGTGGTCCTTCCCCCTGATGGAGACCTGGAGGTGAAAGCGTTGTGCTCTGAGTCAGGGTGAGTTGCTGCATCTGTAGTAGTCAGGATTCTTTGGATGCAAAGGACAAAACCTGTCTCTTGCCAAGTTAGCCAAGAAGATTAATTAGAAGGGCTGCTTGTCTAACATCACACAGCTGAGGACTGGCGGAGCCTGGACTCACATGGACACTTGTCTGCCCCAAGTTCATGCTCCTATCAGCACCTGCCCTGAGACACCAAGGTCCCAGGTGAGAGAAGGCTTTCTATACGTTCCTACAACCTGCGTGCTCCTGTACGTCCCTGAGTGGAGAGCACACTTCTCACTGccttttgcttcctctctctgcagaGCCCTGTGGTCCGAGTGTGCCGACCCAAGCACCAGGGGAGCCCTTCAATCTCACGGCCCCTCCCCGGGCCCAGAAGCCTCAGAGACTGACAGCTGTTGGAGCATCCACCTTGCTCAGCTGGCCCAGGCCCTGCGGTCCCCATGGCTGCCGGGAAGGGAGCTCTGCGGAGCCCTTCAGCTGAAAACAGATGGCGGCTTAGTGAACCCGAGCAGGGCTGGGGCCACAAGACAGTGCTGCTGGAGAAAACAAACTGCCTGGGCTCTGAGGCTGCCCCGGGCAGCGGTGGCCGGGGTGAGGCCTGTGCCGAGATGGCACTGTCAGCAGCCCCGGGCAAGCTCAGGCTGGGAAAGCTGATGCCCCAGAAGGCTTGCTGGGAACAGGGGCAGAGCGCCTTCATGGAGGTGCCTCAGCTCAAGAGGAGGCTTGGGGGCAGGCAGGCCCAGGAGAGGGTGCACAGTGGCCCTGCAGGCCAGCCTGGCCCCCAGCAGCTGACCCTGGACATCCCCAGGGACCCGGCTAGCATCACCTGCTTCTCAGTGTGGCCCAGTGGAGCCCGCGGGGAGCAGAGAAGTGCCTTCAGCAAGCCAACCAGGAGTCCAGCAGGGAGACCGGGGCCAGCCTCTGTCTTCCAGGCAGGCGGACCTGTAGACGCCCTGGGGGAGCTGCTGGGACTCATCAACCCAGTAGATGTCAGTTGCTGGGGTCGACTTTCCAACTCCAAGCTTTTGGTGGGTGATTTCTGGAACCTGCACATGGTGCCACCAAATGCTCCTCTGTGTAGCACTTTCCTGGGTGACCCCATGCTGTGGCTCAAGCGTGCCACGGCCCGGATGCCCACACCTCCGGCGTGCTCCTCCACCGCCTCTTGGGCCCTGCTGCCCCCCGCGCTCACCTCCCTGGGCCTGTCCACCCAGAACTGGTGCGCCAAGTGCAACCTCTCCTTCCGCCTGACCTCCGACCTGGTCTTCCACATGCGGTCCCACCACAAAAAGGAGCACGTGGGGCCCGACCTGCATTCCAAGAGGCTGAGGGAAGAGGCCCTCACGTGCCCCGTTTGCCACGAGTACTTCCGCGAGCGCCACCATCTCTCCCGGCACATGACTTCTCACAGTTAACAGGTGGTTTGGAGCAAGGGCGTCCAGCACGCGGTCGTGAGGCTGAGAAGGCTCACGGGGCCTTCCTCCGAAAAGACCGGTCATAGCTGTCCGCAGGGCTGTCTCCTTGGGTATTTGAGGATGAACAGCTCAATCATAATTGGAAAAAGTCAACCCGCCCCCAGGACGTGCTTTAAAGGAAGTAAAAGTCGTGAAATGAGGCGCTTTGCTAATGGTAGGGTATGGTGACGAATAGGCATCAAGCGTTTCTGACATTTTCAAGGGTGAGGGCTCTGCTCCCGTCATGGTAACTCTTGCTCCAAGTGGAAGCAAGTCTGGCACCCagcatgggctttggaggcagacagacctggattgGGATCTTGGCCCTTTCACATACTGGCCCTGAGCCTGGGCAAATTGCTCTAACTATCTGAGTCCTGGCGTTCTTCTCCGCAAAATGGAGATGGTGACACCTGTGTCTGAGGGATGTTGCCATGATTGTATGGAAAGATGTGTGGGAAATGGCCAGCACGTGCCCGGCAGTGTCATCACAGAGTAAACAGTACTATTAGCACGATCCAGATTAGTCAACTATTGTTCACTGACAAAATTTCAGTGGCAAACAATGCAGAGCCCCTGTTTCTCAGTCATGGGCCTGTGCGTTGGCTGGGGTTGAGCTGGGCTTGGCTGATCTTGGCTCCAAGGTTGCTTTCTCTCTCAGGACTGTTGGGCTGCCCAGTCATGCTTCTCTCATGGTTACG
This sequence is a window from Physeter macrocephalus isolate SW-GA chromosome 20, ASM283717v5, whole genome shotgun sequence. Protein-coding genes within it:
- the LOC102979343 gene encoding zinc finger protein 488 → MAAGKGALRSPSAENRWRLSEPEQGWGHKTVLLEKTNCLGSEAAPGSGGRGEACAEMALSAAPGKLRLGKLMPQKACWEQGQSAFMEVPQLKRRLGGRQAQERVHSGPAGQPGPQQLTLDIPRDPASITCFSVWPSGARGEQRSAFSKPTRSPAGRPGPASVFQAGGPVDALGELLGLINPVDVSCWGRLSNSKLLVGDFWNLHMVPPNAPLCSTFLGDPMLWLKRATARMPTPPACSSTASWALLPPALTSLGLSTQNWCAKCNLSFRLTSDLVFHMRSHHKKEHVGPDLHSKRLREEALTCPVCHEYFRERHHLSRHMTSHS